GCACCACCCTGTTCTCATTCTGGGTTATGGCCGGATCGGTCAGATCATCGGGCGGCTCTTGGAAGCGCAGGGCATTCGCACGACCCTGATCGACAATAATGGCGATCACATCGAATTCCTGAAACAGTTCCACCACCGCGTTTTCTACGGCGATGCCACCGATATGGATCTGCTGCGTCAGGCCGGCGCAGGCGGGGCCTGCATTATCGTCGTCGCCATCGCCGATAATCTCGAACTCGTCCGGCGCATCAAGAAAAGCTTTCCGGACGCCAAGCTGATCGTGCGCGCCAAGGGGCGGGTGCAACTGTTCGATTTGCTGGCTGAGAATGTGCATTTTGCAGAACGCGAAACCGTGCGCGGAGCCTTGGCTCTGGGCGAAGCGGTACTGACAGATATGGGCTATAATGAAGAGGAAGCCGACATGCTGGTCCAGCGCTTCCTCGAACTGGACTATGAGAATATTCAGCAGACCTATCATTTGCGCGGTGACATCAAGGCGCTGGCCGAAATGTCTTCTGAGGCAAGATTACTTCTGAAAGAGACTCTCGAGACCGAATTAGAGCAGCGCCGCGCAGACAGAAACTGACGGACTTCGAACGCACGCGACCGTCACAAAAACGGAGACGATCCATGAAAGGCCCAACCATGAAATATCTACTTGCCGGAGCCGTCAGCAGCCTCGCCTTGCTGACCACGGCCTTCCCCGCAACGGCTCAGTCTTCCGAGACGATGAACCGGCCCTTCACAGCAGAGCGCGTCTTCGACATCGAATATGCCAGCGATCCACAAATTTCTCCCGATGGATCGACCATAGCCTATGTACGCCGGTCCATGGATCGACAGACCGATACGGATCGCGGCGATATCTGGACGCTGAACACCGCGACGGGGGCGCATCGCCCGCTGATCGTCGGCGGCGCGTCCAAGGGCAGCCCGCGCTGGTCGCCGGATGGGACGCGCTTGCTCTATTCCACCGCGACGGATGAGCGGCCCGATCTGCGCGTGCACTATATCGATACGGGGGACAGCGTCTCGCTCGGCCAGTTCTATGAAGGCCCAGGCGCCATGACTTGGTCCCCGGATGGCAAGACCGTTGCTTTCAGCATGTTCGTTCCGGGCGAAACGCCGGCCTTCGCGAAGCCTGTGGCCACCCCAGCCGGGGCCAAATGGTCTGAACCCGTCCGCGTTTTCGACGACATGACCTTCCGTTTCGACGGGGCGGGATATTTGCGCGAAGGCGCGACCCATGTCTTCACCATCTCCGCTGACGGGGGATCCCCACGCCAGATCACAAGCGGCGATGTCGACTTTGGCGGCCCGGAATGGCTCGGTAACGGCACGCTGCTGGTCAGCGGCAATATGGCCGAAGACAGGGACATGGATCCGATCGAAAGCGAAATCTACACGGTGAGCCTGTCGGATCTATCGATGACGCCCCTGACCACACGCGACGGCCCGGACGGCAGCCCGACCGTCTCACCGGACGGCAAATGGATTGCTTATCTGGGCTATGATGACAGGCTGCGCGCCTACCAGCAGACCGAACTTTACATTATGGAAGCCGACGGCACGAATCCCCGCCGACTGGCCGACACTCTGGACCGGTCTTTCGACGCCATCCACTGGGGCAGCGACAGCCGCACGCTTTATGGCCAGATCGAAAATGCCGGCATCATCGACATTATTTCGATCGATACCCGCAGTGGGCGAACAAAAACGGTCGTCAGCGGCCTGGGCGGCACCTCCATCGGACGCCCCTACGCATCGGGCAGTTTCAGCGTCTCACAGACCAACACACCTGTCTTTGCATACACCGCTGGCTTTACGGACCGACCGGCTGAAATCGCCGTTCAACGGGGTGCCAGCGATCCACGCGTGATGACCACGCTGAATGATGATGTACTGCCTTTTCTCGACATGGCGCCGATCGAGGAATTTCATGTCAAATCGTCTGTCGATGGCCGGGAAATCGAAGCTTGGGTTGCCCTACCGCCAGGCTTTAAGGCCGATGGGAGTTTTCCACTTATTCTGGAAATTCATGGCGGGCCTCAAACCATGTACGGACCTTTCTTCGCTAGCGAAATTCAGCGCTACGCAGCGGAAGGCTATGTCACCGTCTATGTCAATCCGCGCGGATCCACCGGCTATGGCAATGACTTCGTTCAAGCCATCGACAAGGCTTATCCCGGCAACGACTATGTCGACCTGATGGATGTGGTCGATGATCTGGTGGCGCGCAATTATGCCAGTCCGGACCGACTGTTCGTGACCGGCGGCTCCGGCGGCGGCATTCTAACGGCATGGACCGTCGGCAAGACCGACCGCTTCGCCGCAGCCGCATCCGTCAAACCTGTCATCAACTGGATGACCATGGCCTTGGCCGCCGATATCGGCCAGTTTGTGCGCCGTCACTGGATCCGCGCCGATCCTTGGGAGGATCCCGATGCCTATCTGGATTTCTCCCCGATCATGCTGATCGACAATGTCACCACGCCGACCTTGATGATGGTGGGTGAGGAAGATTGGCGAACGCCGACCTGGGAGGCCGAGCAGTTCTACACCGCGCTCAAAATGCAAGGTGTCGATACGGCGCTGATCCGCATTCCGGGCTCACCGCATTATATTGCCAGCCGCCCCAGCCGTCTGATCGCCAAAACGGATAATATCATGGGTTGGTTTGCGAAATATGATCCTGCGAAGACGGAAGACGCCGCCGAGTAAAGACCCCCTCTCCCGCGAGGGAGAGGGAGGCGTGTTTACCGCCGCTTACCCTCAGCCATATTTGTCTTGAGCGCCTGCATGGCAGACCGGATGCGGGTCTTGACCGTTCCTAGCGGCAGACCCGTTTCATCCGATATTTCCTTGTGGGTCTTGAACTCCATATAGGCCATACGGATCGCCGTCTGCTGTGACGGTGTCAGCTTGTCGATTTCGCGCGCCAGCCAGTGGTTTTCCTCTTGGGCCATGAAACCGCTCTCAGCGCTTGGCACCTCGTCATCCGCGATCACTTTCATCAGTTCCGGGTCTCGTACATCGACCCGCCCATGCTTGCGCTGATGATCGATCCAGCGATTGCGCGTCATCCGGTAGACCCAGGTCGCGAAAGAAGCCTTGGTAGGGTCGAACATCTGCGCGCCGGTCCAGACCTTGACCATTACATCCTGAACGACGTCCTCGGCGGTTGCACCGCCCGCGCCGCGCGCCATCAGCCAGCCTTTTAGCTTGGGGGTATAGACATCGAACAGATCGGTCAGCGCCTGCGCATCCCGGTCCTCGGCAATCGACTTCAGCCAGTTGGCATCGCGCTTCGACGCCGAGAGCGACTTCGCCGTCTGTGGCGCGGCCCGCTTGCGCGGTTCCGGGGCCGGGGACTTTGTTTCAGGATAAGCTGCCGGGGTCGATGCGACGGCTGAATGGTCCCGCCGCGAACGGTCCGTCGTCTCCCCCTTGTCTGCAGTGGCCACGTGCCTCTCCGGTGTCTGGTGAGGATGCGCGGCACAAGATGGGACCGCAACGTCAGCATTTATATAGATTAAGAAACACACGCTGTCACCCGATCAACGCTTGCTTGTCGTCAATCCGAACGATTTTGCATCATTTCCATCCAGACCGGACTTGTCAGACGCACTCTAATTTCCTATATTTCTGTCATGACAGAAATATCGAAAACAATCGACGCGATGCCTGAAGCCGTCCGTCGCTTCATTCTCCACTGGGGCGATATGGGGCAGCAATGGGGTGTCAACCGGTCAATCGCGCAAATTCATGCGCTGCTCTACATCAGCGAGGCTCCGCTCCCGGCGGAGACGATTAGCGAGACATTGGGCATTGCTCGCAGCAATGTCAGCAATTCGCTCAAGGAACTGACTGGCTACCGCATCGTGCGCCGCGTGCCGGTGTCCGGCGAACGGCGCGATCATTTCACGGCTGAGACTGATGTCTGGGAACTGGCCCGCCGCATCGCCGCCGTGCGGAAGGCTCGCGAGATCGACCCGGCGCTTGAAACGCTGTCGCACTGCCTGTCCGATGCGGAGGGTGATGCCGAAGTCTCCGATGAACAGCGCCGCCGCTTGCGCGAAATGCATGCTTTTACCGCCGATATGGACCGCTGGTACACGCAAATGCAGGCCTTGCCGGTCCGGACCCTGACCCGCCTTGTTCGCCTTGGCGACCGCATCGTCGCGCTTCTGGGCCTCAATCGGAGTTAGCCGCCCATCCACCGGAGATCGCCTCAATGACAGGTTTGCAGACATGGCTGACAGGAGGACCGCGTCCGGTCTGGCTGCGCTATCTGCTCCTGATCGCTGCGGCGTCCGGCATCATCCGGTTCGCGCTCGGAACACCGTGGATGCGCGAAAGTGCCGTGCTTTACGTCCTGATTCCCTATCTGATCGGCATCGCGATCTATCTCTTTACGCCGGTCGCCAAGAGCGACCGTTTCCTGGCACGTCTGTGGCGCAATCTGCGCACGGCCCTGATCGTGATGATGGCGACCTCGCTGCTTCTGTTCGAGGGGTTTCTATGCGTTCTGGTGTTCCTGCCAATCTATGTATTCTTCGCCCTGTTGGCGGCCCTGATCTATCCGGGCCCGACGGCGCGTGACCGGAGCTGGCGCGACAAGACACGCATGAGTGTGATCCCCGTGCTGGTCGTCATACTGTCGATGGACGGTATTCGCGGCATGGACATATCCTTCGGACCGGACCGGGATGTGCTGGTGAGCCGGACGGCAACACTGGAGCTGACACCGGCAGAAATCCGCAGCAACATTATCGGCCATACCTATCCCGAAGCAGGTCGGACGCGTTTCCTCGCCCTCTTCCCGCGTCCGGTCGCCGTCGAGGCCCAGTCGCTCGCGGTCGGGGCACGTCATACCGCCCATATGGAATATCGTCGCTGGGGCGTGCCGGGCCTCAACGTCCATAAAGGTACGTCGATCATGGAATTCACCCACAACACGGAAACGGAGCTGCGCGCACAATTCATTCATGATGACACTTATTTGTCGCACTATATGCTCTTTCAGAGCTGGGCGCTGGAGATGACGCCGCGCGCGGACGGCCAGACCGACGTGACCCTCACAGTGGGCTATGAGCGATTGCTCGCCCCGGCCTGGTATTTCGGGCCCTTGCAGAAGCGGGCCGTGGGTGACGGGCTGGACTATGCGCTGCATGCGATCATTGGCGGCGCGGCGTGAGGGACATTGCCGCGCGCATCGTTCCGACACCGGGTTGCGACCCCGTGGCGGGGCGGGTTCGCTGGGATCCCGTCAAATCGCTGTGGTGGTCGGGCCTGACGGCGCTATGGCTGATTGGCGGCACGATCTGGTTCAGCTGGGGCGCGGTCGCGGTTTTCCTGGCGAGTTGCTTCCTCATTCTCTGTGGCGGTCATTCCATTGGCATGCACAGACGGTTGATTCATGAGAGCTTCGATTGCCCGCCCTGGCTCACCGTAATCGGGGTCTGGCTCGGTACGCTTGTCGGTCTCGGCGGACCCCGCACCATGATTCAGACTCATGATCTGCGCGACTGGGCCCAGCGTCAGTCGGATTGCCACCCCTATCTGAGACATGGTGGGGCTCCGGCGAAGGATTTTTGGTGGCAGGTCCATTGTTCCCTGACATTGGACCTGCCGCCTGGCTTCCAGCCCAGCGACCTTTATTCTGCCAGCTGCGCCATGCGATGGCTGCAGGCGACGGCCTTCTTGCAACAGATACCGATCGCGCTTTTACTCTGGATAATGGGCGGGCCCGGTTTCGTCGCCTGGGCGATCGGGGGACGTGTCAGCATCAGCATTTTCGGGCATTGGGCCGTGGGGTGGGTCGCTCATAATCACGGTCACCGTGATTTCCATAATGAGGGCCATTGTACGCAAGGGCATAATGTCCGGGGGTTCGGTCTGATCACCTTCGGCGAAGCTTATCACAATAATCATCACGCCTTTCCAGAAAGTGCCCGGCTCGGGCTTTTTCCGAACCAACCGGACCCCGGTTGGTGGGTCCTGATGATGCTGCAGCGCATCGGCCTTGTCTGGAATGTGGTCGAAGCCAGGGTCGAGGTTGGCCATTCCCTAAAACTGTGCCGCACTCCTCCCGCAACGGATGTGTCTATTCCCAGAAACGGCTAGGGGCTGTTTGTGAACGCCTATATTCTCATCATTACCGCAGCCTGCGTCACGGCAATCATTTCCGGCCTGTTCGGTATGGCGGGCGGGATGATCTTCATGGGCGTCATCGCCGTTTTTCTGGGCGTCGCGGAGGCCATGGTCCTGCACGGCGCAGTGCAGGGCGTTTCCAACAGCACACGCGCCTATTTTCTGCGCCGGGATGTCCGCTGGGACATTTTGGGCTGGACAGCGCTCGGGGCGATACCGGCTGCGCTGCTGATGCTGTCGGTTGCCTTCCTGCCGTCCAAAGCACAACTCTATCTCGCACTTGGCTTATTGCCGCTGCTTCTGTGGTTGCCGCGATCCTGGCTGGCAGGAGACGCCCAAAAGCCAGCGCATGCGGTCCTGTGCGGGGCGATGGTGATGGGCCTGAACCTGAGTGCGGGTGTCGCAGGTCCGGCGCTGGATTTCTTCTACGTCAAAACGCAACTGACGCGGCAGCAGATCGTCGCCACCAAGGCCGTCACCATGTTTGCATCGCATCTGGTCAAGATTGTCTACTTCGGTATTCCGCTGGCGCGCGGCGTCGGCTTGGCGGGACTGCCGCCTTGGTGGGTGTTTGTCGCAGCCGTTCCTGCCGTGATCGCAGGCACCTGGATCGGGACGCGTCTGCTGCACCACTTTTCCGACATCGGTTTCAAACGCTATACGCGCATTCTCGTCACACTGATCGGGGCCGTCTATGTCTGGCGCGGTTTTGCGCTTCTCTGAGCGACGACTGTATAGAGCGCGATTCCGATCAGCGTGATCGCTGTACCGATCCCGTCCCAGAGGCCGAATGGCTCTCCCAGCACAAGTATCGCGGCCACAATTGTCGCCAGCGGCCCGATCATGCCGAGAATAGCCACGAGTTGTGCTCCGATCCGGCCAATCGCCATATTGATAAAGAAGCTAGGCAGGAGGGTGCAGAAAAATGCCAACGCAACGGCGATTACCCAGAGCTGTCCCGGCAGTTGCAACGCCGCAATCATGCCGGACAGACCGCCTGAACTGACGAAGAAGTGGACCAGCAAGGCTGTCGCCGCGCCGATCATGGCGAGGCAAGTGAAAACGCGCGCGCCGATCCGGTCGATAAAGCCTTTGGCGATCAGCTGAAACAGCGCAAACAGAGCGGCGCAGAGCAGGATCAGCCCGGCCCCGAGCCAGAGATTGTCAGACGCCGTCATGTCGCCGCGCAGGAAAACCACGGCCAATCCCGCATAAGCGAGTGCGACCGATGCCAATCCCGCCCTGCTAATCCGGCCACCGAAAAACAGGGCGCCGAAGATCACGACGAAGGCCGGATAGGTAAACAGCAGCAGCCGTTCGAGCTGCGCCGTGATATATTTCAGGCCCTGAAAATCGAGAAAGGTGCAGATATAGTAAGCCAGAACACCCGCCGCCATTGCAGACAGGGTTTCGCGTATTCCGATCCGCCCCTGCCCCGCCCGGCGCGCAATCATCAGGATCAGGATATAGGCCGGAAGCGACAGCCCCATCCGTAACACCATCAGGGTGACGACGGGAAGGTCCGGCACGACCCCGTAAGCCATCTTCACCAGTACGGCTTTCATCGAAAACAGGACGGCACCAGTAATACCCAGTGCCATCCCGATCCCGTCCAGCCGCCCGCTCTCGCCGGACAATGCGGCCGCGCCCTGAACCTCGCGAAAGGACGTCTTCATCGTTTCGTCTGACGGCGGGCTCTGAAGAAACTTCGCAGCATGTCACTGGCGCGATCGGCACGCAGGCCGGCACTGATGAGGGGCCGGTGATGACAGGTCGGCGCGTCGAAGAAGCGCACGCCGCTTTCGACGGCCCCACCTTTCGGGTCGGACGCGGCATAGACAACCCGCGCAATCCGGGCATTGGCGATGGCCGACGCACACATGGTGCAGGGCTCCAGCGTGACGTAAAGCGTGTGCCCTGGCAGGCGGTAATTCCCGACCCTCTCACAAGCTGCACGAATGGCCAGCACTTCGGCGTGTGCCGTCGGATCGTGCTGCGCAATCGGTGCATTGGCGGCTTCGCCTACAACAATTCCGTTTACATTCACGATCACCGCACCCACGGGCACTTCGCAACTGTCAGCCGCAGCTTGCGCGAGCGCCAGCGCACGGTCCATATGGGCCAGATCGGGCCAGTCCTGATCGCTGTCATGGATCGTCATGACCGCGCCTGTGTGTCGGGATGGACAAATGGTCAAGCCAGCAGACGATAGCGAACGGATTGCCAAACGGCTGTCTCGCGCCGGAGTCGCGTCCCGCCGCGAAGCGGAACGCATGATCGAAGCGGGCCGGGTCAGCGTCAATGGCAAGCGTCTGGACACGCCAGCTTTTACCGTCACCGCCAAAGACGACATCGAGGTGGACGGCAAACCTCTCGCCGCTAAGGAGCCGCCGCGTCTGTGGCGCTATCATAAACCTCCCGGACTGGTGACAAGCCATAGCGATGAACGCGGACGTAAAACCGTGTTCGACGCGCTTCCCGAACATTTGCCCCGCGTGATCAGCATCGGCCGACTCGACCTGACGAGTGAAGGTCTGTTGCTGCTAACCAATGACGGCGAGCTGGCGCGGCAGCTGGAACTGCCCAGCACGGGCTGGTCGCGCCGCTACCGCGCGCGCGCCTATGGCAAGACGACGCAGGAGAAGCTCGACACGCTGAAAGACGGGATCGAGATCGACGGCCGCCAGACCGGCCCGATCGAGGCGACGCTCGAGTCCGAAAAAGGCGACAATGTCTGGGTCGAGGTCATGATCCGCGAAGGCAAGAACCGCGAAGTCCGTCGCGCGCTTGAAACGCTGGACTTGAAGGTCAACCGGCTGATCCGGACCAGCTATGGCCCGTTTCAGCTGCTCACGCTGCAACGCGGTGCCGTCGACGAAATCGGTCGCAAACAGCTGCGGGATCAGGTCGGCCATCTGATCGAAATTCCGCGCGAACAGGATCGCCACAAGCGCAAACCGCCCAAGCGCGGCACGCATGCAAGCAAGAAAGCCAAAGTCGACAGCCAGCCCGGCGCGCGCAAGCAGGACGCCGCGAAGAATGCGAAACGCCCTCCGCCCAAGAAAGCGCAGGGTGGGCGCCGCAAGGGACCACCTAGGGCTAGGGGATGACTTTGTTCGTCTTTCTCCTGCTCAACTCGGCAAAAGTCGGAGTTCGGGATCGTCGCCAGTTCAACGCTGATTTTGTCTCAGAAAGCGGGGCCCCGGCTTTCGCCTGTGTGGTCGAAAACTAATGAGGATTGTTTCAGGCAGCCATCGCGGTCGGACCATCGTCACGCCGGACGGGCGTAATACGCGGCCAACATCCGATCAGACGCGCGAGTCCATCTTCAACATTCTCGATCATGCGGACTGGGCTCCGCCTCTCGACGGCGCGCATGTGCTGGACATTTTCGCCGGCTCCGGCGCGCTGGGGCTGGAAGCCATCAGTCGCGGCGCGGCCTTTACCGTCTTCGTCGAACGGCATCCGCAGGCCCTGGCGGCGATCCGGAAGAATATCAATCATTTCGGACTGGGCGACGAAGCCCGCATTCACCGCTTTGACGCGACAAAGCTGAAACTGGCTCCGGCCAACCGCCCGGCCTCCTTCACCCATGTTTTCATGGATCCGCCTTACGGCAAAGGCCTCTGGTCGCCCGTGCTCCGACGCCTGCCACAATATCTGTCCGCGGACGGGATCATAATTCTTGAGGAATCCCGCGACACCGAGGTTGCGCCGACAGTCGAAAGAGCCGGCTGGGAAATCATGGCCGACAACCTCTGGGGCGCAGCCCGCGTACTGTTTCTGAAGCAGAAATAGGCTCTTCGCGCCGTTAACCCGATCTGCGCCTTTATCCTGTACACGCCCCTCATGGAGCGTTGAACATGGATGAATGCCTTGAACAGATACAATGGATGATGACGGCGGAAGCCCTTTGGGATTTCGTTACAGGAGACGCCGTTTCGCCCACTGCCGCAGCAGACATTGGATATGACAGTTCGAAAGACGAGCAGACGCCGCTCTTTATCTGAGGTGTCATGACGCCACCCTGACCCGAAAGCCGCTCAATATCAGCCTATTCAGACCGACTCAGAACAGGTCGTTGATTCCTGAAACTTTCAGATCGTTTTCGAAGGCTTCAAGCTCGTCTGCGCTGAATGTATTGCACAGGGTTTCGAAGGCTTTCTGGGCCTTTTTATAGCCTTTCTTGGCGGCCTTATCGTAAAATCTGGCGGCTCTGATCCGGTCTTTGTCACGACCATTGCCATGTTCATGCGCGTGCCCGATCAGATAGAGGCTTTTCATATGGCCGCGTCTCGCAGCCGGCTCGAGATGGAGGAAGGCGTTGTCATACGCGCCCTCCATATAGAAATCGCGCCCGGGGCGATAATGCCGATCGGCCCCGTTGCTCAGCATGCGATAGCCCATACCCATCGATAGCTTACCTAAAATCCAGCCGGGCAGGACAGCCAGTATCGCAAAAACGACGAGCCCGCCGAAAAGCGAGTCGAGGTCGAAAATATAGACAAAAATACCGTTGATGATGACCATGGCCGGTATGGCGCGGACATAGATCTTCCGAAATGTCCTGTTACGTTCTGCAAAGAAAAAACTCAGCGCGATCAAAAACAGGACGATCAGAAAAATCTGCCATTCGCTCAGATTGATCTGCAGGACGTTCCGGCTGAAGCTGGAAACCGTAAACAGTCCGATGACGAAAGGGGCGAGGAACAAAACCGCCCAAACGAACGGATTGCTAAAGAGATAACGCAGGTGGATTCTGATAAAGCCAGGCACCCTCAGACCGAAAAGCATCGGTGCGTATTCCGTCGCCGCGAGTTTCAAATATCGCTTCGAAATCAAGCCCATTGCCTCAGCGCCGTCCGAACAACCGCTCAATATCAGCGAGTTTCAACTCCACATAGGTCGGGCGACCGTGATTACACTGACCACTATGGGGTGTCGCTTCCATCTGGCGGAGCAGAGCGTTCATTTCCTCGCCCGTTAGCCGACGGCCGGCGCGCACAGAGCCGTGACAGGCCATCGTCCCACAGACATGTTCGAACCGTTCCTTCAGCGACAGCGCTTCGTCATATTCAGACAGATCATCGGCCAGATCGCGGAGCAAGCCCTGCGCATCAACCTTGCCAAGCAGAGCGGGTGTTTCGCGCACCAGCACCGCACCCGTGCCGAACGGTTCCAGGATCAGACCCATTTCGGCCAGTTCGTCGGCGCGCGCGAGAATACGCGCTGCATCCGTTTCGCCAAGATCGACTATATCGGGGATCAGCAGTGCCTGACGGGTCACGCCGTGGCCCCGCATGGCCTGTTTCATCCGTTCATAGACAAGCCGTTCATGCGCCGCGTGCTGATCGACGATGACGATGCCGTCCGCGGTCTGCGCCACCACATAGGTTTCATGCAGCTGGGCGCGGGCCAGCCCTAACGGGTAGCTGTCCGTGGGTTGCGCCGACGGGCCGACAGGGGCAATTTCTCCGGTCTCCGGATTGAAGCTCTCAGCCGTTTCATGGGCGTCCACCCGCGCGCTTTGTCCATCCAGAAGGCGCTGCATGTCAGGCGGCGGCGCGGCGTAAGGCTGCGCTGCATAATCGCGCTGATAGGCATAGTGGGCCTGCCCGGTCTGAATGCGGCCCAGCGCATAATCGGAGACGGTGGTGCTGGCCCGGTGTCCGGCTTCGGCCAGTGCATGGCGCAGGGCTGAAACGATCAGACCGCGCACCACGCCCGGCGCGCGAAAGCGGACTTCAGTCTTAGCGGGGTGCACATTGACGTCGACCAGTTCCGGCGGAACGTCGAGATAGAGCGCGGCCACGGGATGACGGTCGCGCGCCAGAAAATCCTGATAAGCCCCGCGGATCGCGCCGAGCAAGAGCCGGTCGCGCACGGGGCGACCATTGACGAACAGGAATTGATGCTGCGTATTGCCGCGCGAAAAGGTCGGCAGACCGGCAAAACCCGACAAGCGGATATCGTCCCGTGTCTGATCCACAGCGACCGCGTTCCGCGCGAATGCATCGCCCAGCACATCGGCCAGACGCGCCAGACGACCATCATCGCCCTCATTACGCCGGACCAGTTTCAGCGACGTCCGGACCTGCGATCCCGACGTGAAGCCGACCGTCGGATTGGCCATGGCCAGCCGTTTGACGATGTCGGAAATGGCAAGGCTTTCAGACCGCTCAGTTTTCAGGAATTTTAGGCGCGCCGGGGTCGCATGGAACAGGTCCCGGACTTCGATGCGGGTTCCGGGCAGGCCGAGGCGCGGCGCTGGCCGGACCGATCCGGCCATGCCGCCATCGACGATAACTTCTGCCGCTTCCTTCGCATTGGACACCTGACTGGTCAGGGTCAGGCGAGAAACCGACGCAATGGATGGCAGGGCTTCGCCACGAAAGCCGAGACTGGCAATATTGAGCAGATCCCATTCACCCGTATCAGAAGGCCGCAATTTCGATGTTGCGTGGCGTTCCAGCGCAATGGGGATATCGTCAGCACTCATGCCGTGCCCGTCATCACTGACGACGATCAGCGTGCGCCCCCCATCCTCGTAGCGGATATCGATCTGGCCTGCGCCTGCATCGATCGCATTTTCCACCAGCTCCTTGATGACGGAGGCCGGGCGCTCCACAACCTCGCCCGCCGCAATGCGGTTCACGGTCTGGGCCGGTAGTTTCTGAATGGCGGGTCGGGCTGTCACCCGTGCGGGCCTATCAGAGTCGCGAAGCGAGCACCAATAGGGCGATCACAGTGATGACCAGCCAGCCCGGATGACGAAATCGGGTCCAAACGGCGATCAGTACCGCGCTAAGCGCGAAGGCCACGATCAAGACCGCGGCGCTAAGCCC
This genomic window from Algimonas porphyrae contains:
- the tadA gene encoding tRNA adenosine(34) deaminase TadA: MTIHDSDQDWPDLAHMDRALALAQAAADSCEVPVGAVIVNVNGIVVGEAANAPIAQHDPTAHAEVLAIRAACERVGNYRLPGHTLYVTLEPCTMCASAIANARIARVVYAASDPKGGAVESGVRFFDAPTCHHRPLISAGLRADRASDMLRSFFRARRQTKR
- a CDS encoding GbsR/MarR family transcriptional regulator translates to MTEISKTIDAMPEAVRRFILHWGDMGQQWGVNRSIAQIHALLYISEAPLPAETISETLGIARSNVSNSLKELTGYRIVRRVPVSGERRDHFTAETDVWELARRIAAVRKAREIDPALETLSHCLSDAEGDAEVSDEQRRRLREMHAFTADMDRWYTQMQALPVRTLTRLVRLGDRIVALLGLNRS
- a CDS encoding RNA polymerase sigma factor — encoded protein: MATADKGETTDRSRRDHSAVASTPAAYPETKSPAPEPRKRAAPQTAKSLSASKRDANWLKSIAEDRDAQALTDLFDVYTPKLKGWLMARGAGGATAEDVVQDVMVKVWTGAQMFDPTKASFATWVYRMTRNRWIDHQRKHGRVDVRDPELMKVIADDEVPSAESGFMAQEENHWLAREIDKLTPSQQTAIRMAYMEFKTHKEISDETGLPLGTVKTRIRSAMQALKTNMAEGKRR
- a CDS encoding sulfite exporter TauE/SafE family protein, coding for MNAYILIITAACVTAIISGLFGMAGGMIFMGVIAVFLGVAEAMVLHGAVQGVSNSTRAYFLRRDVRWDILGWTALGAIPAALLMLSVAFLPSKAQLYLALGLLPLLLWLPRSWLAGDAQKPAHAVLCGAMVMGLNLSAGVAGPALDFFYVKTQLTRQQIVATKAVTMFASHLVKIVYFGIPLARGVGLAGLPPWWVFVAAVPAVIAGTWIGTRLLHHFSDIGFKRYTRILVTLIGAVYVWRGFALL
- a CDS encoding pseudouridine synthase, translated to MVKPADDSERIAKRLSRAGVASRREAERMIEAGRVSVNGKRLDTPAFTVTAKDDIEVDGKPLAAKEPPRLWRYHKPPGLVTSHSDERGRKTVFDALPEHLPRVISIGRLDLTSEGLLLLTNDGELARQLELPSTGWSRRYRARAYGKTTQEKLDTLKDGIEIDGRQTGPIEATLESEKGDNVWVEVMIREGKNREVRRALETLDLKVNRLIRTSYGPFQLLTLQRGAVDEIGRKQLRDQVGHLIEIPREQDRHKRKPPKRGTHASKKAKVDSQPGARKQDAAKNAKRPPPKKAQGGRRKGPPRARG
- a CDS encoding DMT family transporter is translated as MKTSFREVQGAAALSGESGRLDGIGMALGITGAVLFSMKAVLVKMAYGVVPDLPVVTLMVLRMGLSLPAYILILMIARRAGQGRIGIRETLSAMAAGVLAYYICTFLDFQGLKYITAQLERLLLFTYPAFVVIFGALFFGGRISRAGLASVALAYAGLAVVFLRGDMTASDNLWLGAGLILLCAALFALFQLIAKGFIDRIGARVFTCLAMIGAATALLVHFFVSSGGLSGMIAALQLPGQLWVIAVALAFFCTLLPSFFINMAIGRIGAQLVAILGMIGPLATIVAAILVLGEPFGLWDGIGTAITLIGIALYTVVAQRSAKPRQT
- a CDS encoding fatty acid desaturase — encoded protein: MRDIAARIVPTPGCDPVAGRVRWDPVKSLWWSGLTALWLIGGTIWFSWGAVAVFLASCFLILCGGHSIGMHRRLIHESFDCPPWLTVIGVWLGTLVGLGGPRTMIQTHDLRDWAQRQSDCHPYLRHGGAPAKDFWWQVHCSLTLDLPPGFQPSDLYSASCAMRWLQATAFLQQIPIALLLWIMGGPGFVAWAIGGRVSISIFGHWAVGWVAHNHGHRDFHNEGHCTQGHNVRGFGLITFGEAYHNNHHAFPESARLGLFPNQPDPGWWVLMMLQRIGLVWNVVEARVEVGHSLKLCRTPPATDVSIPRNG
- a CDS encoding prolyl oligopeptidase family serine peptidase, which gives rise to MKGPTMKYLLAGAVSSLALLTTAFPATAQSSETMNRPFTAERVFDIEYASDPQISPDGSTIAYVRRSMDRQTDTDRGDIWTLNTATGAHRPLIVGGASKGSPRWSPDGTRLLYSTATDERPDLRVHYIDTGDSVSLGQFYEGPGAMTWSPDGKTVAFSMFVPGETPAFAKPVATPAGAKWSEPVRVFDDMTFRFDGAGYLREGATHVFTISADGGSPRQITSGDVDFGGPEWLGNGTLLVSGNMAEDRDMDPIESEIYTVSLSDLSMTPLTTRDGPDGSPTVSPDGKWIAYLGYDDRLRAYQQTELYIMEADGTNPRRLADTLDRSFDAIHWGSDSRTLYGQIENAGIIDIISIDTRSGRTKTVVSGLGGTSIGRPYASGSFSVSQTNTPVFAYTAGFTDRPAEIAVQRGASDPRVMTTLNDDVLPFLDMAPIEEFHVKSSVDGREIEAWVALPPGFKADGSFPLILEIHGGPQTMYGPFFASEIQRYAAEGYVTVYVNPRGSTGYGNDFVQAIDKAYPGNDYVDLMDVVDDLVARNYASPDRLFVTGGSGGGILTAWTVGKTDRFAAAASVKPVINWMTMALAADIGQFVRRHWIRADPWEDPDAYLDFSPIMLIDNVTTPTLMMVGEEDWRTPTWEAEQFYTALKMQGVDTALIRIPGSPHYIASRPSRLIAKTDNIMGWFAKYDPAKTEDAAE